The genomic window GCTTCTGGCCGGAACGGTGGCTAGAATCCGAGGGTGAGACACAAGcggagtttgaggagagggatagggggatgaagagggggttcATGGcttttgggatgggggaggggtgtatTGGGAAGCATCTTGCGCTGGCGGAGATGAAGtgtttgttgagggaggtgtaCACCAGGTTTAGGACGTTGCCGGATGAGAGGATGAGagcgggggagatggagcaGGCGGATTTGTTGATTAGTAGTCGCCCGGCTGGGCAGAGGTGTTTGGTTAGGTTTGAGAGGCTGGAAGCGTGAGATTGGGAAACAAGCATGAATCGAAATGTCCCATCTCTTAAACTTGAAGAGCGACAGTCAAATGCAAAattgtatatatatatatatatatatacaactgttgaaaaaaaaaatgaaaaaaaaaaaaacactaATAAAGCTCCAAGCTGAaatccatcatcaaacaacaaTTACACAATACCAACTGGCCTGCTTCACCCtttttttgccttttttttttccttccaATCCCATCACAAACGCTTGCTTACATAcccatcacaacccccccctaTTTCGTCACCGTCTCCCACAAATCCCCCATCTGAATCACCCCCGGCACACtagccaacaaccccaccaccccctccgtcaCTCCCGGcaaacccccatccacaCTCCAATGCACCGTCAACGGCGCCCAAGCCAAACTCTTGgccagcttcctcttccactcCCTCgactccttcttctcttcctctccatccttcTTCTGAACCTTCCTGCCCACCCGCTCAGCAAGCAACTTCCCAATCTCGATCCCAACAAacgccccccaaaacctAGCCGACCATTTGTACGCCCTCCCCTGCTGCTCCGGActccaccccatcacccccctgaAACTCAAGTACGCCCCGTTCTCCAGCCCCTGAAGCAAAACACAGAGGACAAGCCGGATATAATCCAGCGttttggcggtgatggatgtcgtgggggaggagacgatGGAGCGGCCCCAGGAGTAGATCCCCAATAGCGCCCAGAGGCGGAGGATAACCCTTGACTCGGACATCAACGCcgagaggttgttgagacgtttggcgaggagggtggcgagggttTTGCGGGcgatgggttgggaggttttggagaggagggtggttaTGTGACCAGAGGTGAGGACTGAGGCGGCGAGTTTGGAGGTGTagcacagcaacagcatcacTGTGTCGATCCCTGAGGGGGTGGACATGCATTTCtcgaggcgggagaggaacaagtttgtggaggaggggaggttggcgaggagggtggttagggggagggtgttggggggggtggtcaacggtttggagggggaggggattggATCGCCTGAGGGGAGGTCGGCgatgggttgttgttgggaggggatttCGGCCGGGGCGGTGTCGGTGGTGGACATGATTGCGgtggtttttggtggtggtggtggtggtgatgatgaaaatgtggtgtgttgttgaggtGAAAGTGAAAAGGAGAGGTGAGATGTAAATTCGACAAGGCTGATAGAGCTCGCTCTCGGTAAAATAGCCTTCGTGCGGGGAAGAAAGCTCCAAAAATCTCCAGGAACAAATCAAGCCGtgctctctctccaacaAATTGAAAGATGATGAAAGAAAtagaaggaaagaaaaaaaaaaaaaaagaaaaaagctgGCTATCGAATTCCGAACCGGGGGACCCGTCCGCATAAAAAcattcctcctcaactcGTCGTTCCAGGCGCCTAAACCACCAACTTATTACCTACCCCAAAATCCCCACACGTCGCCCGCGCCCCTCTGACAATGTGACCCGAACTCACAATCCGGGGTCCGCTGCCCAGCCGAACTTCGCTGGCTCGCCAGAAAGAGCACAAAACAACACGCCAAGCAGCTCGGCCGCCgttcaacaacctcggcTCGCCGCGGCAGACCATCCCGCCTTGCCCGcgcccccctttcttccgCTCACACCATCGACGGAACATTCTCTCATTGGTGGTTGGCCCCAAAACACCTCCACCGAGATGAAATGCATCAAGATCTTATCAATCTAATCATTGATCATCTTCCCTGTCCATCTCTTAAAAAACGGCCAGGGTGTCTGGTCTTGGGCCGTCTTGGAACAAGACTGACTCGAGCAGACGGCACGTGGGATTCATCCCGGGAACCCGGACCGTTGGatgaatggatggatggatggatcgTCGATCAGAGGTACAAGAAGCACCTGGTTGAGCCATTATAATACTTCGAGAAGTCCTCAGCAACGTTTCACGGGTGTCAATATTTGATGATACATACAGCAGAAAGAAATTCGTTTACCCCTATTCTATTTCCCGCCAAAAATGAAAAGCCAGTCTAGCCCATGTTCTATAAGGTTAGGTGCCCACCCCCGAGACTCCGTCATTAACAAGAAAAACTACACAAAGGGAATGATGAAAGCCCGCTCATCCATGATCGCCACGCGGTGGACCTCGAAacgagagaagaagaggttgactCGAAAACCAGTCTACTCGCGAGAAAGATCGCGACCAAAGAGCTTGGACTTGAGCCAGTCGTTGATGACCAGCAGACGATTCCTGGTGCTGAAGCACATACTGATGTAGGCGCTTCTCCAAAAGAGGTAGGTCAAaccaccggcggcggcaacgtTGCCGTTGAACCATGTGACGTCAGCGACAGCCTTCTCGCTGCCAATATAAGCGAGGGAACCCTGGTGACTGTAGTGGAAGGGCTTCACGTCCTTGATGCGGCGGAGCTGACGCTCATACTCCTCAATTTCGCGCGAGATCTCGGCCGTGTTGCCGGGCTGGAGGTTGAGAGAACCGCTGAGCTCAGCAATCTTGTTCTCGAGAGCCTCAGTCCTGGCCATGTTGTTGAACAGGCGCGCGAGGAAGTTGCCCTCTTGACTGGCAACCTGGGCGGTGGGGGCGTAGCCGGCAACAGCGCAGTCACCGACAGCCCAGATGTCGCGGGCACCCTGCACAACAAGGTACTCGTTTACAGCGAGGCCGCGGCGAGAGTTCTTTTGCGCAGGGATACGCTGCATGAGATCCTGGACGACGGGACGGACGGCGTTGCCGGTAGCCCAGACGAGAAGACCGTAGGGGAATACAATCGTCTCCTTGGTGCCGTCGGGGCGAGTAGCCACAGCCTCAACCGTCTTGTCTGTGACCTTCTTGACCATGGTCTTGGTGTGAATGTtgatcttttcctccttgaaGGTGCTCTCGGTGTACTCGATGAGCTGCTTGGAGAAGCTAGGGAGGACGTTGGGGAGAGCCTCGATCAGCGTCACGCGGAAGCGGTCGCTGATCTCGGGaaccagcttcttgatgtcctcCTCGAAGAAGTCCTGCAGCTCGCCGGCGAACTCGACACCAGTCGggccaccgccaaccaccaccatgtgCATGAGACGGTCAATCTCCTCGGGCGACTGGTCCTTGAAGGCAGCCGTCTCGACGCAGTCCATGATCCTTTTGCGGATTCTTTGAGCGTCACCAATCTCCTTCAGGAAGCATGAGTGCTCGCGGACGCCAGGGATGCCAAAGGTCGCGTTCtcggcaccaacaccaaccaccagcatGTCGTAGGGGACCTCGGTCTCGGTCATGTCACCCTTGACTTCCGAGTTGTCAAAGATGCGCACCACCTTGCGGTCGGGGTCGATGGAACTAGCTTCGGCCTCGTAGAATCTTACGCTCGCCTTCTTGGAGCGCAGAATTGTGCGGATGGGCTCCATGATGGAGCGGTGCTCGATGGTGCCGGTCGTGCATgatgggagaaggggggtgaagaggaagtAGTTGCGCGGCGAGATGACGATGACATTGTAGTTTTCGGTGTCGAGACGCTTCAGGAGGGAGACAGAGCCCCAGCCGGTGCCTGATGCGCATGTTAGCAGCTGTCAATGGGTGCCTTATGCGGTCTGATGCAATGCCATGCACTCACCGAGAATGACAAGCGTCTTCTTGGTCGGGTCTGGCTCGGTCTGGGGTTCTGGGTGTCTGTCCTCGTAGATGCCGTAGCCGATGTAGGCGACACCGGCGATGGCAGAGAGGTATCCCAACCTCCACGCCCACCTCAGCGTCCGGAAGCGGCGCTTCTTGGGGGGCTGAGGGGCAGGAGCAGCCTGGTCGGCATACCCGCGCCTGAACTGCCTCGAGACAGGTCCTTGTAAGCTACCAAAGGCAGGTCTGGCGGCCACAGTCTTGCGTGATGACTGGATGAATAATCTGGGGACCTGGGAGGAGGACTGGAGCAAAGCGGCACCCGAACGGGGCACCGCAAGCTGTGCGAGGGCTcgcgacgacgaggacatTGCCTGATGGGCAAACACGAAAAGGCCGGCGGagagcaggagaagggcCTAGGTAAAATAGGAAGAGTTCAACGTCGAGGCGACGGCGGGCGCAAGGCAGAGATACCAGCTGAGGGTATATCTAAAAGGCTGAGGGAAAGGAATAGAGACTGAGGAGGGGACTCGAAAAGAAACAGGCAGAAAAAATGAAGCAAGATGTCGCAGGGCAGGGTGATAAGGCAcaggtgaggtggtgatggttagTGACTAAGATGGAGTTCGGGAGACCCCTGTAAGCAGTTTCTTTTCAACTTTTTCGATTTTATCCTATTCGGCGCTTCTGCTCAGCGGGACCcccacccagccagccagccattCAGATGCTGCGAGAGACACATTCAGCACTCCACCATCCCTCGCTGCCAAGGGGCTCTGCAAGGATCCCATGGATGACGACACAACTCATAGCTCAATTTTTCTCCCAAGGTTTGAAACGTCGCTGGCGATGCATGGCCATTGTCGCAGCAAAAGAGTCATTTTCTTAACTGCCGCGTCCGGAGGCTggagcaccaacaacccactGAGACAAGGGAATTTCCGTATTTCGGAGAAGGCCAGTGTGACAGTGGCAGGGCTGACAGACAGCGTGACGGCGTGGGCGGGAAGGAAACCGCGCAAACGACTCCGATAAGGGGCTGCCACCAGGACATGATAAACATATCCATACCAGAGAGCCTCGATGCGTCCAAAAAGGAGCAGGGACATGTTTGTCATCAGttgcctcccccccccacgcccctcccctcatctCATTATTTTGCGCAATTGGCATTTTGTTCCTGCGCCCTTTCAGCTCATGTCAGCGGTGAGAATAGTAGGATGATGTCGAACGACATGCGATTGCAATTCGAGTCTGTGGTTGCGATTAGGGTGCATCCTGGATGTTtgttcaacaacaaccccgccaacTCCGCTATCACATGCGGGTTCAGCGTAATTGCACGGACCCTCCGAACGCTCCGCTTCCAGCTCCGACCCGGACGAAGTCCGTCAGTTGAAAATTCCGGCCCTGTACGGCCGTTGCCAAGTCGGGCCCGGAGCTGCCCCTTGTGGGACTGGGCTCTCCGGCTAAATGCTGTTGGGTCTCAACTCTCAAGCGCTGAGGCGCTCAGTGTCTTTGACAATTGACCAAGTCTCACACTTGATGATTTTGACTGTTGAAAATCTCAACAAGACGATCATTCCTTCCACAACCAAGGTACTAACAACACATGCTAACAGGGTCGCTCCTGCCAGCCATTACCGACTGCCACCGAGGCTGCTGTCGTCGGGAGAAGTAGGAacatgaaaaaaaaggaacaTGTGAGGCGACTCCGACCAAACCCGCAACTTAGTTGGGGAAACTCTTGGTTATCTCCATTCAAGAGGCAAACAGCAAgtttcttctccaacctATATCCGTCCCGAGGGATGGGAGTGCGAATCACCGCCTTCTTCCATTGCCGCCGTCCCGAGGCTCCGTCTTCAATTCTATTCCCATTCTTTTCAACTTCCGGGTGGCCTCCTCGGAGGATATTCGCCCGGTGGTTTGATCTCTGACACAGAAAACCTGTGTGCCTGATGCCCAGCCCGGCCCGCATCCCCATCAACGGCGCGCATGAGTGATCGTCAATGATCTGGTCGCTGGTCAACGCTGGGCCTTCGCACCCCGCATCTGGCTGAGGTCTGGCCTGCATTGCACACCCACCCCTGACCGGCAAGCGATCAAGATCGAGTTCAGGCTAGGTATCAAGACCACCACTGGCTCTTCACTTCATGAAGCTCTGGGGATTTCCCACATGCACTTATTCTACGCGACTGATCATCGCCATGCCGTCTTTTGTTCGATGCTTGTGAAGGCTTAACTGATTCTTTAAACAGAACCACAAGTCCACAGCATCATGTCGCAGTGGAAGAGCCTTGGCGGCGTctctggtgttgctgggtCGAAGCTCTGAGCTCCGTGTgtcttggcgatggccttcggcaacctcccccgcccccaaccTTTGCCGACCAGAGTGAAAAACCGTCAAGTCACTGACTGCTCCGTGAGATTACGGATCCAGGCTTTGCTTTTCTCACTCTCGCCtactttttcctttcctcaTGAAGCGATTGCTACCCCGGCTTGGTGTAAGAGAGCCAGAGCCGCTCTCCACATTTTGGCACTTGTCGTCCGGCTGAAACGCGACATCCGTGGCTGAGACATCGAACCCCTTGCTCTCCTGTCACAACCCAACTGCTCCCCTTTCCACTTTCAGACGTCAGGCATAGGCCAGTGCACATTCACCACGGGCACGCTGCCCCCAGCTTTCTTCACGTCAATGCCGAGTGTTGCACGAGCAGTCCCTGAAGTCCACCTCTTGGATGAGGCTCTTTTTCAGATGCGCCTCATTGGCTACCAAGAGGCCCCCCCCGCAGCCGGCAAGGCAATGGCACTCAACCACACGATCCGAGTCTGGGAAGTCCCTGGCGCTGTTCCCAATCGAGCTGATGTCTCGTAACGCCCCTTCATCCACCCCCGGGCTGTGATCCCTCAGTAGGAAGGAGCTCTTGATTGTCCCTCTGAAGCCGGAACCAGTATCCCTGAGCCATCTCCGGCTCTTGGGTGTTCGGTCTAGGCAGTCTGCGGGGAAAGGGTTGTCAGAATGAGAGCTTGTGGTGTCGCTCGAGCCATCCTAGACGTCTCCTCTGGAAAGCTTGGGCTCTTGGTTCGTCATgcacccaccctctcccccggaGGCGGGTGATCAGTCCTGGTTCTGACCTGTTACCACATTCTCTTCTCACCAcgcttttcttcctttcaCTCCATTCTTTCTGGCGCCTGTTCcattcttttctttccgCAGGGCCGGTTTCCCGTTGCTTTAGTTCTTGTATACTAATTTCATTCTGGATATTTCATCCATAATTCTTTCCATTCCTTTCTGTCACTCATTTCAAACTGCGAGTTCATTTCTGTACCCGCTGGAACGCTGTATTATCCATCGAAAATTGAGGGGCAGCTATCCATGAATTGTGGGATATGAATCGACTGGGCGGTCTACCCCGATCATCACTGGAAAGTTCCAAGGCAAACTTGAGAATCTTGAGAGGAGGGAATGGCACCTTTACGTCGTCAGACGAAGCCGATTGCTCgagggagagaaggaggcgCTCCCATGTTGGATGCTGGAGAGCTTCACATTCGACAAGAGAATAgggacgacgaagacgaggagacCCGCCGACGCCGGTTCAGATTTGGCAATAACCGAAACAATAatgacggggacggggacggtgACAGCAATCGAAACAGCAGATTTGGCGGGGGAAATCGCGGCAGTAAtaacgacgacaacgacgatAACAACGGTGGTAGATCTGGCAACAACAGGGGAGGCAACAACAGAAACAACAGATTTGGCGGGAATCGAGGTAATAATAGAGGGGGCAATAACAATAATAACGGCAATGACAACGGCGATGATGACAACGACGGCGGTAACGGAGGTAACCGGAATGGCGGCAACGGAAACAGACGATTCAGAGGCGGATTCAGAAATCGAAATGGGAATGGAAATGGGAACGGGAATGGGAACGGGAATGGTAACAACGGGAATGGTAACAACGGAAACGATGACTCTAACCCGCCAGAGGACTCTCCCGAAGCAGACCCTTCCGTGACACCGCCGCCCTCGGGGGACTCCCCGCCGACCGAACCGCCCCCGGCCGAGGTGCCAGCCGAAGATGCCCCAGCTGAAGATGCCCCAGCCGAAGATGCCCCAGCCGAAGATGTGCCAGTTGAATCTGTCCCGTCTGCAGATTTTGCAGCAGAGCCCGTACCGGCCGTGCCGGCACCAACTGAGCCGGCACCGGTTGAGCCTTCGCCGCCAGAAGCCACACCTGTCGAGGGTGTTCCTCCAGAAGCAACACCTGCGccaagccctcctccaatATCAGGAGATCCTGGAGCTCCGCCCAACCCAGGCGTCATCGTTCTACAGTCCCAAATACAAGCAA from Podospora pseudoanserina strain CBS 124.78 chromosome 7 map unlocalized CBS124.78p_7.2, whole genome shotgun sequence includes these protein-coding regions:
- a CDS encoding uncharacterized protein (EggNog:ENOG503P4HJ; COG:S), with product MSTTDTAPAEIPSQQQPIADLPSGDPIPSPSKPLTTPPNTLPLTTLLANLPSSTNLFLSRLEKCMSTPSGIDTVMLLLCYTSKLAASVLTSGHITTLLSKTSQPIARKTLATLLAKRLNNLSALMSESRVILRLWALLGIYSWGRSIVSSPTTSITAKTLDYIRLVLCVLLQGLENGAYLSFRGVMGWSPEQQGRAYKWSARFWGAFVGIEIGKLLAERVGRKVQKKDGEEEKKESREWKRKLAKSLAWAPLTVHWSVDGGLPGVTEGVVGLLASVPGVIQMGDLWETVTK
- the NDE1_2 gene encoding NADH:ubiquinone oxidoreductase (EggNog:ENOG503NTXJ; COG:U), producing the protein MSSSSRALAQLAVPRSGAALLQSSSQVPRLFIQSSRKTVAARPAFGSLQGPVSRQFRRGYADQAAPAPQPPKKRRFRTLRWAWRLGYLSAIAGVAYIGYGIYEDRHPEPQTEPDPTKKTLVILGTGWGSVSLLKRLDTENYNVIVISPRNYFLFTPLLPSCTTGTIEHRSIMEPIRTILRSKKASVRFYEAEASSIDPDRKVVRIFDNSEVKGDMTETEVPYDMLVVGVGAENATFGIPGVREHSCFLKEIGDAQRIRKRIMDCVETAAFKDQSPEEIDRLMHMVVVGGGPTGVEFAGELQDFFEEDIKKLVPEISDRFRVTLIEALPNVLPSFSKQLIEYTESTFKEEKINIHTKTMVKKVTDKTVEAVATRPDGTKETIVFPYGLLVWATGNAVRPVVQDLMQRIPAQKNSRRGLAVNEYLVVQGARDIWAVGDCAVAGYAPTAQVASQEGNFLARLFNNMARTEALENKIAELSGSLNLQPGNTAEISREIEEYERQLRRIKDVKPFHYSHQGSLAYIGSEKAVADVTWFNGNVAAAGGLTYLFWRSAYISMCFSTRNRLLVINDWLKSKLFGRDLSRE